A genomic window from Dechloromonas sp. A34 includes:
- a CDS encoding HAD-IC family P-type ATPase — MALPDAPLPAADQPSPIDWHARSAEATATAIGVDVASGLSDAEVAARLERHGPNRLTEAPGKPAWKRFAEQLMQPLVLVLIAAGTVTAGLGEWVDASVIFGVVVVNAVIGYWQEAKAEGALAALAKSVATPVTVRRGGQRRQIEAAGLVPGDIVVLAAGDRIPADLRLFHERELHTDDSMLTGESQPVLKHTTALPSDTPLADRRNMAYAGSTVVAGLGSGMVIATGDATETGRIADLIASAPDLVTPLTRKMITFSNWLLWAIGGLAILTFGVGLARGETAFEMFMAAVALAVGAIPEGLPAAVTVTLAIGVARMARRRAIIRHLPAVETLGSTTVICSDKTGTLTENAMTVRVLWCAGAGHAVSGHGYNPEGSISHDEMPAPIAGALRESLVAGALCNDASLGRDGQHWKITGDPTEAALLVAARKGRLDEQTLLALYPRVDELPFDATRQYMATAHRSDGETVIYVKGAIERLLPRCKDQLGADQQLLPLATATIEAAAHAYAGQGMRVLLLARVLRPSASRLDDDALHDLTLLGLVGMIDPPRKAAISAIRNCHSAGIRVKMITGDHAITALAIARQIGLSSEHALTGRELAALDDQALAKAAHEIDVFARVEPEQKLRLVRALQGLGEVVAMTGDGVNDAPALKQADIGIAMGLGGTEVAKEAAAMVLTDDNFASIEAAVEEGRGVWDNLVKFITWTLPTNFGEGLVIVAAIVFGSTLPITPLQILWINMTTAVLLGLPLAFEPIERGIMHRPPRRLAMPVLNGDLIRRIVLVSLLLLGGAFGLFLHELDQGKSLAEARTVAVNVFVMVEALYLFNCRSLTRSFWSLGLFTNLWVWGGVASMLGLQLLFTYWPPLAAVFQTAPIGWVEWGKILAVGVFSSAIIALEKHWTNARRST; from the coding sequence ATGGCCCTTCCTGACGCTCCCCTTCCTGCTGCTGACCAGCCGTCGCCAATAGACTGGCACGCCCGGTCGGCGGAAGCCACCGCCACGGCAATCGGCGTCGATGTCGCGAGCGGTCTGAGTGACGCCGAGGTGGCGGCCCGCCTCGAGCGCCACGGTCCCAACCGGCTGACCGAAGCACCGGGCAAACCGGCCTGGAAACGCTTTGCCGAACAGCTGATGCAGCCGCTGGTCCTGGTCCTGATCGCCGCCGGCACGGTCACGGCAGGACTTGGCGAATGGGTGGACGCCAGCGTCATTTTCGGCGTCGTGGTAGTTAACGCGGTCATTGGCTACTGGCAGGAAGCCAAGGCCGAAGGGGCGCTGGCGGCGCTCGCCAAGAGCGTCGCAACGCCGGTCACCGTCAGGCGCGGCGGTCAGCGCCGGCAGATCGAAGCGGCCGGACTGGTTCCCGGCGACATCGTCGTTCTCGCCGCCGGCGACCGCATTCCGGCTGACCTCCGGCTCTTCCACGAGCGTGAGCTGCATACCGACGACTCGATGCTGACCGGCGAATCGCAGCCGGTACTCAAGCACACCACGGCGCTACCCAGCGACACCCCGCTCGCCGACCGCCGTAACATGGCCTACGCCGGCAGCACCGTGGTCGCCGGGCTGGGCAGCGGCATGGTCATCGCCACCGGCGATGCCACCGAAACCGGGCGCATCGCCGACCTGATCGCCAGTGCCCCCGATCTGGTGACGCCGCTGACCCGCAAGATGATTACTTTCTCCAACTGGCTGCTGTGGGCGATCGGCGGCCTCGCCATCCTCACCTTCGGGGTCGGCCTGGCGCGCGGCGAAACCGCTTTCGAAATGTTCATGGCGGCGGTGGCACTGGCCGTCGGCGCCATCCCGGAAGGGCTGCCGGCCGCGGTCACTGTCACGCTGGCCATCGGCGTCGCCCGCATGGCCCGCCGCCGGGCCATCATCCGCCACCTGCCGGCGGTCGAAACGCTGGGCAGCACGACGGTGATCTGTTCCGACAAGACCGGCACACTGACCGAAAACGCGATGACGGTGCGCGTCCTGTGGTGCGCCGGGGCCGGCCATGCCGTCAGCGGTCATGGCTACAACCCGGAAGGCAGCATCAGCCATGACGAAATGCCGGCTCCGATCGCGGGCGCGCTACGCGAATCTCTGGTCGCCGGAGCCTTGTGCAACGACGCCAGCCTGGGGCGCGATGGGCAACACTGGAAAATCACCGGCGACCCGACCGAAGCGGCGCTACTGGTCGCCGCCCGCAAAGGCCGGCTCGACGAACAGACCCTGCTCGCCCTCTATCCCCGGGTCGACGAACTGCCCTTCGATGCCACCCGCCAGTACATGGCGACCGCGCACCGCAGCGACGGCGAAACGGTAATCTACGTCAAGGGCGCCATCGAGCGCCTGCTGCCGCGCTGCAAAGACCAACTCGGGGCCGACCAGCAATTGCTGCCGCTGGCAACGGCGACGATCGAAGCCGCCGCCCATGCCTATGCCGGACAGGGCATGCGCGTCCTGCTCCTCGCCCGCGTCCTGCGGCCGAGCGCCAGCCGGCTCGACGACGATGCCCTGCACGACCTGACCCTGCTCGGCCTGGTCGGCATGATCGACCCGCCGCGCAAGGCGGCAATCAGCGCCATACGCAACTGCCACTCGGCCGGCATCCGGGTCAAGATGATCACCGGCGACCACGCCATCACCGCCCTCGCCATTGCCCGGCAGATCGGGCTCAGTAGCGAACACGCGCTGACCGGGCGCGAACTGGCGGCGCTCGACGACCAGGCGCTGGCCAAGGCCGCCCACGAAATCGATGTCTTTGCCCGCGTCGAGCCAGAACAGAAGCTGCGCCTGGTGCGTGCCCTGCAAGGGCTGGGCGAAGTCGTGGCGATGACCGGCGATGGCGTCAACGATGCCCCGGCCCTGAAGCAGGCCGACATCGGCATCGCCATGGGCCTCGGTGGCACCGAGGTGGCCAAGGAGGCGGCGGCGATGGTGCTGACCGACGACAATTTCGCCAGCATCGAGGCGGCGGTCGAGGAGGGCCGGGGGGTCTGGGACAATCTGGTCAAGTTCATCACCTGGACCCTGCCGACCAATTTCGGCGAAGGTCTGGTCATCGTCGCCGCCATCGTCTTCGGCAGCACGCTGCCGATCACGCCGCTGCAGATCCTCTGGATCAACATGACCACCGCGGTTTTGCTCGGCCTGCCGCTGGCCTTCGAGCCGATCGAGCGCGGCATCATGCACCGGCCGCCGCGCCGGCTGGCCATGCCGGTACTCAATGGCGACCTGATCCGCCGCATCGTGCTCGTTTCGCTGCTGCTGCTCGGCGGCGCCTTCGGCCTCTTCCTGCACGAGCTCGACCAGGGCAAATCGCTGGCCGAAGCACGGACGGTCGCCGTCAATGTCTTCGTGATGGTCGAAGCCCTCTATCTCTTCAACTGCCGTTCGCTGACCCGCAGCTTCTGGAGCCTCGGCCTGTTTACCAACCTCTGGGTGTGGGGAGGGGTCGCCAGCATGCTCGGCCTGCAATTGCTGTTCACCTACTGGCCGCCGCTCGCCGCCGTCTTCCAGACCGCCCCCATCGGCTGGGTCGAATGGGGCAAGATACTGGCCGTCGGCGTGTTCAGCAGCGCCATCATCGCCCTCGAAAAACACTGGACCAACGCTCGGCGTTCCACGTGA
- a CDS encoding (2Fe-2S) ferredoxin domain-containing protein, which produces MSHFKYHVFFCCNQREPGENCCNAHGASDMQTYAKERISQLKMKGEGKVRVNKAGCMDRCDLGPVMVVYPEAVWYTYIDKDDVEEIIQEHLINGRIVERLKI; this is translated from the coding sequence ATGAGCCATTTCAAATACCACGTCTTTTTCTGCTGCAACCAGCGCGAACCCGGCGAAAACTGCTGCAACGCCCATGGCGCGAGCGACATGCAGACCTACGCCAAGGAGCGCATCAGCCAGCTCAAGATGAAGGGGGAAGGCAAAGTCCGCGTCAACAAGGCGGGCTGCATGGATCGTTGCGATCTCGGGCCGGTCATGGTCGTCTATCCGGAAGCCGTCTGGTACACCTACATCGACAAGGACGACGTCGAGGAAATCATCCAGGAACACCTGATCAACGGCCGCATCGTGGAGCGTCTGAAAATATGA
- a CDS encoding alpha/beta hydrolase → MRAPEEKIVIDGPAGKIDVIMERPDAPRGIALIAHPHPLGGGANTNKVAYTLARTFVGLGYAAFRPNFRGVGGTEGIHDEGRGETEDLLAVLQDAKCRCGDLPVALAGFSFGAYCQTRVAKRLAEAGHPAQRLVLVGTAAGHVEGTRQYDTEAVPHDTIVIHGSSDETVPLANVFDWALPNDLPVVVVPGADHFFHRRLHLIRDIITRAWRH, encoded by the coding sequence ATGAGAGCCCCGGAAGAAAAGATCGTGATCGACGGCCCGGCCGGCAAGATCGACGTCATCATGGAGCGCCCCGACGCGCCGCGCGGCATCGCCCTGATCGCCCACCCGCACCCGCTGGGCGGCGGCGCCAACACCAACAAGGTCGCCTATACGCTGGCCCGCACTTTCGTCGGCCTCGGCTACGCCGCCTTCCGCCCCAATTTCCGCGGCGTCGGCGGCACCGAAGGCATCCATGACGAAGGCCGCGGCGAAACCGAAGATCTGCTCGCCGTGCTCCAGGACGCCAAGTGCCGCTGCGGCGACCTACCGGTGGCGCTGGCCGGCTTTTCCTTCGGCGCCTACTGCCAGACCCGCGTCGCCAAGCGCCTGGCCGAAGCCGGGCATCCGGCCCAGCGCCTGGTCCTGGTCGGCACCGCCGCCGGTCATGTCGAAGGTACCCGCCAGTACGACACCGAAGCCGTGCCCCACGACACCATCGTCATCCACGGCTCGTCCGATGAAACCGTCCCGCTGGCCAATGTCTTCGACTGGGCGTTGCCCAATGACCTGCCGGTCGTCGTCGTGCCCGGTGCCGACCACTTTTTCCATCGCCGCCTGCACCTGATCCGCGACATCATCACCCGGGCATGGCGGCACTAG
- a CDS encoding ATP-binding cassette domain-containing protein, producing MAALVAASDSVALSASGLRKSYAGTEVVAGLSFAVEPGTCFGLLGPNGAGKTTTLRLCLGLTAPESGEITLNNYAIPADAQQARARVGVVPQFDNLDPDFTCAENLLVFGRYFGLPDAEVKARIPQLLEFASLTSKADARLATLSGGMKRRLTLARALVNDPDIIFLDEPTTGLDPQARHLIWDRLKQLKSAGKTLILTTHFMDEAERLCDRLIVIDHGRLIAEGSPRQLIAEHIEPQVIEVYDEAAGDLPAFVEAQRGLAERVETSGETAFFYCREPHPLLARLAEAPGLRYVHRASNLEDVFIKLTGRELRD from the coding sequence ATGGCGGCACTAGTGGCTGCTTCGGATTCAGTGGCACTGAGTGCCAGCGGACTGCGCAAGTCCTATGCCGGCACCGAGGTGGTGGCTGGCCTGTCGTTCGCCGTCGAGCCCGGCACCTGTTTCGGCCTGCTCGGCCCGAACGGCGCCGGCAAGACGACGACCCTGCGCCTCTGCCTCGGCCTGACCGCCCCGGAGAGTGGCGAGATCACCCTCAACAACTACGCCATTCCGGCCGACGCCCAGCAGGCGCGGGCGCGGGTCGGCGTCGTGCCGCAGTTCGACAATCTCGACCCGGATTTCACCTGTGCCGAAAACCTGCTCGTCTTCGGCCGCTACTTCGGCCTGCCCGACGCCGAGGTCAAGGCCCGCATCCCGCAGCTGCTCGAGTTCGCCAGCCTGACCAGCAAGGCCGACGCCCGCCTGGCGACCCTGTCCGGCGGCATGAAACGGCGCCTGACGCTGGCCCGCGCCCTGGTCAACGACCCCGACATCATCTTTCTCGACGAGCCGACCACCGGCCTCGACCCCCAGGCCCGCCACCTGATCTGGGACCGCCTGAAGCAGCTCAAATCGGCCGGCAAGACGCTGATCCTGACCACCCATTTCATGGACGAAGCCGAGCGCCTGTGCGACCGGCTGATCGTCATCGACCACGGCCGCCTGATCGCCGAAGGCAGCCCGCGCCAGTTGATCGCCGAGCACATCGAACCGCAGGTCATCGAGGTCTACGACGAGGCGGCCGGCGACCTGCCGGCTTTCGTCGAGGCCCAGCGCGGCCTGGCCGAACGCGTCGAAACCAGCGGCGAAACCGCCTTCTTCTACTGCCGCGAACCGCATCCGCTGCTCGCCAGGCTGGCCGAAGCCCCCGGCCTGCGCTATGTGCACCGCGCCTCCAATCTGGAAGACGTTTTCATCAAACTGACCGGCCGGGAGTTGCG